CTCGAAAAGCTCCATCTCGTGACGCAGGTCGAGCGACACAGTCGGCTCGTCGAGGACGAGGGCGCGCGGCTCCTGTGCCAGCGCCCGCGCGACTCGCACCCGCTGCCACTCGCCGCCCGAGAGCGTCTCCACCCACCGGTCCGCGAGTGCCGTGACGTCAGCGCGTCCCAGCGCGCGCTCCACCGCGTCCCTGTCCGCCGGCCCGAGCGCGCGCCACGGGCCGGTGTGCGCGTAGCGACCCATCTCCACCGCCTCGATAACGGTGATCGGGAAGACCGGCTCCTCGCGCTGGCTTACCACGCCCACCTCGCGCGCGAGCGCGTCGCGCTCCCAGTCTCCGCTCGGCTTGCCCATCACTTCGGCGCGGCCCGAGACGAGCGGCGCCAGGCCCAGCAGCGCCCGGAGCGCGGTGGTC
This genomic window from Gemmatimonadales bacterium contains:
- a CDS encoding ABC transporter ATP-binding protein; this translates as MQVGAPAFELRDATVRYPGAPAPQLSAASFAVRAGECVAIVGPNGAGKTTALRALLGLAPLVSGRAEVMGKPSGDWERDALAREVGVVSQREEPVFPITVIEAVEMGRYAHTGPWRALGPADRDAVERALGRADVTALADRWVETLSGGEWQRVRVARALAQEPRALVLDEPTVSLDLRHEMELFELVIDLVRHDGLAALFVSHHLNVAARFADRLVLVAGGRVVADAPPEQVLVADRLSEVFGWPVTVQLLADGVPQLVPERQPLLRIDRDLDP